The Eubacteriaceae bacterium Marseille-Q4139 genome has a window encoding:
- the argC gene encoding N-acetyl-gamma-glutamyl-phosphate reductase has protein sequence MKPNVYIDGREGTTGLQIYERLQARDDIELLLIEEEKRKDPEERKKFLNAADLVFLCLPDAAAKEAVALLENPHTRVIDASTAHRVMPGWSYGLPELSGAHEAAIKNSARVANPGCHATGFIASVYPLTASGLLPKELPVTAFSLTGYSGGGKKMIAEYEAADVPPLYGTPRLYGLNLKHKHLAEMKAVCGLENPPVFCPVVDDYYAGMAVTVMLSNSQLKGTPSAKDIWECLAAHYEGKKLINVHPFGYEEPMIAAGTMEGKDNLKLIVNGHENQTIITALFDNLGKGASGAAVQNMNLMLGFDETAGLTIGEGVNP, from the coding sequence GGCTCCAGGCCAGAGACGATATTGAGCTTCTTTTGATCGAAGAAGAAAAAAGAAAGGATCCGGAGGAGAGAAAGAAGTTTTTGAATGCGGCTGATCTTGTGTTCTTATGCCTTCCCGATGCGGCGGCAAAGGAGGCAGTGGCGCTTTTGGAGAATCCGCACACGCGCGTCATCGACGCGTCCACGGCACACCGTGTGATGCCCGGCTGGAGCTATGGCCTTCCGGAGCTTTCGGGGGCTCATGAAGCGGCCATCAAAAACTCTGCCCGCGTTGCAAACCCCGGCTGCCATGCCACAGGCTTTATCGCGTCCGTCTATCCCCTGACGGCCTCGGGGCTGCTCCCAAAAGAGCTCCCGGTGACAGCATTTTCCCTGACCGGGTATTCCGGCGGCGGAAAGAAGATGATTGCGGAATATGAAGCGGCGGACGTTCCGCCTTTATACGGGACGCCGAGGCTTTACGGCCTTAATTTAAAGCATAAACACCTGGCCGAGATGAAGGCGGTCTGCGGTCTGGAAAATCCGCCGGTTTTCTGCCCGGTGGTGGATGACTATTACGCGGGAATGGCCGTCACGGTCATGCTTTCCAACAGCCAGCTGAAAGGGACGCCGTCGGCCAAGGACATCTGGGAGTGCCTGGCGGCCCATTATGAGGGAAAGAAACTGATAAATGTCCATCCCTTCGGATACGAAGAGCCGATGATTGCGGCGGGCACCATGGAGGGAAAGGACAATTTAAAACTGATTGTAAACGGCCATGAAAACCAGACCATTATTACGGCACTGTTTGACAACCTGGGGAAAGGGGCGTCAGGAGCAGCCGTCCAGAACATGAATTTGATGCTCGGCTTTGACGAAACAGCCGGCTTAACCATCGGGGAGGGAGTAAATCCATGA
- the argJ gene encoding bifunctional glutamate N-acetyltransferase/amino-acid acetyltransferase ArgJ — protein sequence MRECEGGVCAAAGFQAGAVLSGIKKGREKEDVAVIVSDCLCAAAGVYTTNRVKAAPVLFTRMALKGGTARAIIANSGNANACAPDGMENAVREAKAAAAVLGIPAEQVLVASTGVIGQRLPVECIETALPGITLSYDGSGAAARAIMTTDTKEKTAAVQFTAGGKTCRLGGICKGSGMIHPNMGTMLAFITTDCAIAQPLLSKALKKTVKRTFNRVTVDGDTSTNDMCLVLANGMAGNTEIAEENEDYESFLQALHFVMETLAKKIAADGEGAERLMTCTVSGARDEDTAEALARAVCGSSLVKAAMFGGDANWGRVLCAMGYSGAEFDTEEVEVEFSSSKGTVLVCRDGKGVDFSEELAAKILKEDSVEILVTLKEGAGTASCWGCDLTYEYVKINGEYRT from the coding sequence ATGAGAGAATGTGAAGGCGGTGTCTGCGCGGCGGCCGGCTTTCAGGCCGGGGCCGTCCTTAGCGGTATCAAAAAAGGAAGAGAGAAAGAGGATGTGGCCGTGATCGTTTCGGACTGCCTCTGTGCGGCGGCCGGTGTCTACACGACGAACCGCGTGAAGGCGGCGCCGGTCTTGTTTACACGGATGGCTTTAAAGGGCGGTACGGCCAGAGCCATCATCGCAAATTCGGGAAACGCCAACGCCTGTGCGCCGGACGGCATGGAAAACGCCGTGCGGGAAGCGAAGGCGGCGGCGGCCGTCCTGGGAATTCCGGCAGAGCAGGTGCTTGTGGCCTCGACGGGCGTCATCGGCCAGAGGCTTCCGGTGGAATGCATTGAGACGGCGCTCCCAGGCATCACTTTATCTTACGACGGAAGCGGGGCAGCAGCCAGAGCCATCATGACGACGGACACGAAGGAGAAGACGGCGGCCGTCCAGTTTACGGCCGGAGGGAAGACCTGCCGTCTTGGCGGGATCTGCAAGGGCTCCGGCATGATCCATCCCAACATGGGAACCATGCTGGCCTTCATTACGACGGACTGCGCCATCGCCCAGCCGCTTTTGAGCAAGGCCCTCAAAAAGACCGTAAAGCGGACGTTCAACCGGGTGACAGTGGACGGGGACACGTCCACCAACGACATGTGCCTGGTTCTTGCAAACGGCATGGCAGGAAACACGGAGATTGCCGAAGAGAATGAAGACTATGAGAGCTTCCTTCAGGCGCTTCACTTCGTCATGGAAACGCTGGCAAAGAAAATTGCGGCCGACGGCGAAGGGGCGGAACGGCTCATGACCTGCACCGTTTCCGGAGCCAGGGACGAGGACACGGCAGAGGCACTCGCACGGGCGGTCTGCGGCTCCAGCCTCGTGAAGGCGGCCATGTTCGGCGGCGACGCCAACTGGGGACGCGTGCTCTGCGCCATGGGGTATTCAGGCGCGGAATTTGATACGGAAGAGGTGGAAGTGGAGTTTTCCTCTTCCAAGGGAACGGTTCTCGTCTGCCGCGACGGAAAAGGCGTGGATTTTTCCGAGGAGCTGGCGGCTAAAATCTTAAAAGAGGACTCGGTGGAGATTCTTGTGACGCTAAAAGAAGGAGCTGGGACGGCCTCCTGCTGGGGCTGTGACCTGACTTATGAATATGTAAAAATCAATGGGGAGTATCGGACATGA
- the argB gene encoding acetylglutamate kinase: MTNLNPEIRAGILVEALPYIQEYAGKIIVVKYGGNAMINEELKQAVIRDIVLLNLVGVRVVLVHGGGPEISELLKKTGKESKFVKGLRYTDEEVMDAVQMVLCGKVNKNLVGLLDKAGGKGVGLSGMDGGLFQAVRLTDPDGTDYGYVGDIVKVNEKIVLDLLEKGYIPVVSSVAAGLDDDTNYNINADTAAEKLAVALRAKKLILLTDVRGLMRDPKDDSTLIPKLKVSEVPALIREGVITGGMIPKVDCCVEAVRQGVERANIQDGRVPHSILIELLSQDGVGTMFC, from the coding sequence ATGACAAATTTGAATCCGGAAATCAGAGCCGGTATCCTGGTGGAGGCGCTTCCTTACATCCAGGAATATGCCGGGAAAATCATTGTGGTAAAATACGGCGGCAACGCCATGATCAATGAAGAATTAAAGCAGGCGGTGATCCGCGACATCGTCCTTTTAAATCTCGTCGGTGTCCGCGTGGTGCTTGTCCACGGCGGCGGCCCGGAGATTTCGGAGCTTTTAAAGAAGACGGGAAAGGAATCGAAGTTCGTCAAGGGCCTGCGCTACACGGACGAGGAAGTCATGGACGCCGTTCAGATGGTGCTCTGCGGCAAGGTCAATAAAAACCTCGTGGGGCTTTTGGATAAGGCAGGCGGTAAAGGCGTCGGCTTATCCGGCATGGACGGCGGCCTGTTCCAGGCAGTGCGGCTTACGGATCCTGACGGCACGGATTACGGATATGTGGGAGACATCGTAAAGGTCAACGAAAAAATCGTCCTGGATCTTTTAGAAAAGGGCTATATCCCGGTGGTGTCATCGGTGGCCGCAGGTCTCGACGACGACACCAATTACAACATCAACGCCGACACGGCAGCAGAGAAGCTGGCCGTGGCGCTGAGGGCGAAGAAGTTGATTCTCCTTACGGATGTCCGCGGGCTTATGCGGGACCCGAAGGACGACAGCACGCTGATCCCGAAATTAAAGGTATCCGAGGTGCCTGCGTTAATCCGGGAGGGCGTCATCACCGGCGGCATGATCCCGAAGGTGGACTGCTGCGTGGAAGCCGTAAGGCAGGGCGTAGAGCGCGCCAACATCCAGGACGGCCGCGTGCCCCACTCGATTTTAATCGAGCTTCTGAGCCAGGACGGCGTCGGGACGATGTTTTGTTAG
- a CDS encoding aspartate aminotransferase family protein translates to MTAKEIMEKDSQFLMHTYGRFEVVLDHGEGAALWDVNGKKYIDMNSGIGVSCLGHNNEALLSAIGEQAKKLIHVSNLYYTEPMTEAAELLIKAAGMERVFFANSGAEANEGAIKLARKYAHDKYGDKRSGIVTLKQSFHGRTITTLKATGQEKFHQHFFPFTEGFVYAEAGNLEDVKAKAKDGCCAVLLEMIQGEGGVLPLDPEFVKGVEAFCKEEDLLLIVDEVQTGIGRTGTMFCFEQYGIHPNVVTAAKGLGGGLPIGAVLADASCADVLGPGSHGSTFGANPLCCAAAKAVLTEVNRPEFLAAVKEKGEYIKAAVKAMNSPLVKDVRGMGLMIGIAVPESERGRLVGEMIEKGVLVLTAGADTIRLLPPLVITKEEIDEALGVMKEVLAK, encoded by the coding sequence ATGACAGCCAAAGAGATCATGGAAAAGGACAGTCAATTTCTGATGCATACCTACGGCCGCTTCGAGGTTGTCCTCGATCACGGGGAAGGTGCGGCACTGTGGGATGTGAACGGGAAAAAATATATTGATATGAACTCCGGCATCGGCGTAAGCTGCCTGGGGCATAATAACGAGGCGCTGCTTTCTGCCATCGGGGAGCAGGCGAAAAAGCTGATTCACGTATCGAATCTTTACTATACGGAGCCGATGACGGAGGCGGCGGAGCTTCTTATAAAGGCGGCCGGGATGGAGCGGGTCTTCTTTGCAAATTCCGGCGCCGAGGCCAACGAGGGAGCCATCAAGCTTGCGAGAAAGTATGCCCATGACAAATACGGGGATAAAAGAAGCGGTATTGTGACGTTAAAGCAGTCCTTCCATGGGCGGACAATCACCACCTTAAAGGCCACGGGGCAGGAGAAATTCCATCAGCATTTCTTCCCGTTTACGGAGGGCTTTGTCTATGCGGAGGCGGGAAACCTTGAGGACGTGAAAGCGAAGGCGAAGGACGGCTGCTGCGCCGTGCTTTTGGAGATGATTCAGGGCGAGGGCGGCGTCCTGCCGTTAGATCCGGAGTTTGTAAAGGGCGTGGAGGCCTTCTGTAAGGAAGAGGATCTTCTTCTTATCGTCGACGAAGTGCAGACCGGCATCGGCCGCACCGGAACCATGTTCTGCTTTGAGCAGTACGGGATCCATCCGAATGTGGTGACGGCGGCGAAGGGACTTGGCGGCGGCCTGCCCATCGGGGCTGTCCTGGCAGATGCGTCCTGCGCGGATGTTTTAGGGCCGGGGAGCCACGGTTCCACCTTCGGCGCGAACCCACTCTGCTGTGCGGCCGCGAAAGCCGTGCTTACGGAGGTGAACCGGCCGGAATTCCTGGCAGCCGTGAAGGAAAAAGGCGAGTACATCAAAGCGGCCGTTAAGGCCATGAATTCCCCGCTTGTGAAAGACGTCCGCGGCATGGGGCTTATGATTGGAATCGCCGTGCCGGAGTCCGAGAGAGGGCGTCTTGTGGGAGAAATGATTGAGAAAGGCGTGCTGGTTTTGACAGCCGGCGCAGATACCATACGGCTTCTTCCGCCGCTTGTGATTACAAAGGAAGAGATTGACGAGGCATTGGGAGTGATGAAGGAGGTACTTGCAAAATGA
- the argF gene encoding ornithine carbamoyltransferase: MKHLLKLLDLSSEELISLLDLADQLKYEQKHGIPHRHLAGKTLAMIFEKASTRTRVSFETGMYQLGGHALFLSAKEMQIGRGEPVQDTARVLSRYVDGIMIRTFRQEEVEDLAKYGSIPVINGLTDFCHPCQVLADLMTVREKFGSFKGLKLCYIGDGNNMANSLIVGGLKAGMQVACASPKGYQPDPAVLEFAAGMEGFELYEDPKEAVKGADVVVTDTWASMGQEEEKAVRAKAFQGYQVNHDLMALAAPGAIVLHCLPAYRGQEITDETFEEHAAEIFEEAENRLHVQKAVMVRLMKG, encoded by the coding sequence ATGAAGCATCTTTTAAAGCTTTTGGATCTGTCATCGGAGGAGCTGATCTCGCTTCTTGACCTGGCAGACCAGTTAAAATATGAGCAGAAGCATGGGATCCCCCACAGGCATTTGGCGGGAAAGACCCTGGCCATGATTTTTGAGAAGGCATCGACACGCACCCGCGTTTCCTTTGAAACGGGCATGTACCAGCTTGGCGGCCATGCGCTGTTCCTTTCGGCAAAGGAGATGCAGATCGGCCGCGGCGAGCCGGTACAGGATACGGCCCGCGTTCTGTCCCGCTATGTGGACGGGATCATGATCCGCACCTTCCGTCAGGAGGAAGTGGAAGATCTGGCAAAATACGGTTCGATCCCCGTCATTAACGGGCTCACGGATTTCTGCCATCCCTGTCAGGTACTGGCAGACCTGATGACGGTCCGGGAGAAGTTTGGCTCCTTTAAGGGATTAAAGCTCTGCTACATCGGCGACGGGAACAACATGGCAAACTCCCTGATTGTCGGCGGCTTAAAGGCCGGGATGCAGGTGGCATGCGCGTCTCCCAAGGGGTACCAGCCGGATCCGGCAGTTCTCGAGTTTGCAGCGGGCATGGAGGGCTTTGAACTTTATGAGGATCCGAAGGAAGCCGTAAAGGGCGCTGACGTGGTCGTCACCGACACCTGGGCCTCCATGGGACAGGAGGAAGAAAAAGCTGTGCGTGCCAAGGCGTTCCAGGGATATCAGGTCAATCACGATCTGATGGCGCTTGCGGCACCGGGCGCCATTGTGCTTCACTGCCTTCCGGCGTACCGCGGGCAGGAGATCACCGACGAGACGTTTGAAGAGCATGCTGCGGAAATTTTTGAGGAGGCGGAGAACCGGCTCCATGTCCAGAAAGCCGTCATGGTGCGGCTCATGAAGGGATAA
- a CDS encoding sigma-70 family RNA polymerase sigma factor, which produces MLFRAGKKYSKDVSIYEPIGTDKDGETVSLVDVLEVDEKEALDSIILKQDIQMLYEVYERDLKDTEKTVLRMRYGLLGSKEYTQREIAAKLGISRSYVSRIEKRAVEKIRAEFEKHG; this is translated from the coding sequence ATGCTGTTTCGGGCGGGGAAAAAATATTCCAAGGATGTGTCGATCTATGAGCCCATCGGGACGGATAAGGACGGGGAGACCGTAAGCCTCGTGGACGTTCTGGAGGTGGACGAAAAGGAGGCCCTGGACAGCATTATTTTAAAGCAGGATATCCAGATGCTGTATGAGGTGTATGAAAGGGATTTAAAGGACACGGAAAAGACGGTTCTCCGGATGCGGTACGGTCTTCTGGGCTCGAAGGAATACACCCAGAGGGAGATTGCCGCAAAGCTCGGGATCTCCCGCTCCTATGTGAGCCGCATCGAAAAACGGGCCGTGGAGAAGATACGGGCAGAGTTTGAAAAACATGGATGA
- a CDS encoding sugar phosphate isomerase/epimerase, translating into MQLGIRLHDVNTDLAPEFQTLESRAEKAGEEGFSCVHLAFSKVMKGITFDACALNEGLARYTKRVLDKNGLDLAVLGCYLNLAHPDPEKLKEIQGKYYAHLRLASLMDACVMGTETGAPNPEYKLDANTHTEEALETFIRGLEPVVECAEHYGVTMAIEPVWNHIVYNADRALQVLKSIGSHNLRIILDPVNLLYPGNVDEKEAVFGDAMEKLADYIAVVHLKDYVVEDGKMKSIAAGTGDMDYKEILRFMKARKPYIYATLENTVNSNAESSREFLEKLYAEL; encoded by the coding sequence ATGCAGTTAGGAATCAGATTACACGATGTCAATACAGACTTGGCTCCGGAGTTTCAGACCCTTGAGAGCCGGGCAGAGAAAGCAGGAGAGGAGGGCTTTTCCTGTGTACATCTGGCGTTTTCCAAGGTGATGAAAGGGATCACCTTCGACGCCTGCGCCTTAAACGAAGGCCTGGCCAGATACACAAAGCGGGTGCTTGATAAAAACGGCCTGGATCTGGCCGTTTTAGGATGTTACTTAAACCTGGCCCATCCCGACCCGGAAAAGCTTAAGGAGATCCAGGGGAAATACTATGCCCATCTGCGGCTGGCTTCCCTGATGGACGCCTGCGTCATGGGGACAGAGACAGGAGCGCCGAACCCGGAGTACAAGCTGGATGCCAACACCCACACCGAAGAGGCGCTTGAGACGTTCATCCGCGGCCTGGAGCCGGTGGTGGAGTGTGCGGAACACTACGGCGTCACCATGGCCATCGAGCCGGTCTGGAACCACATTGTCTACAACGCGGACCGGGCGCTCCAGGTGTTAAAATCCATCGGGAGCCATAACCTGCGGATCATCCTGGATCCGGTGAACCTTCTGTATCCGGGAAATGTGGACGAGAAAGAGGCCGTCTTCGGCGACGCCATGGAAAAGCTGGCTGACTACATCGCCGTTGTCCACTTAAAGGATTATGTGGTGGAGGACGGGAAAATGAAGAGCATTGCCGCCGGAACCGGAGACATGGATTATAAGGAGATCCTGCGGTTCATGAAGGCGAGAAAGCCCTACATCTATGCCACACTGGAAAACACCGTAAACAGCAACGCGGAGAGCTCCAGGGAATTTTTGGAGAAGCTTTACGCCGAACTGTAA
- a CDS encoding pectin esterase, with amino-acid sequence MHAVIITPSGVFRLFCGHEPLIIQFTSGGTNFMLVFPNENLQDVFDSVQPGSVIELAEGDYRIKTMIRTPNLTIRGAGASKTRILWDDYANKLDEKGVEYNTFRTWTMAVCADHITMTDLSIINDSLTPETKGQEVALTVYGDNFRMERCTLSSTQDTLFLGPLPKDLIERYDGFLSDPLRKDIMCRQTFLDCLIEGTVDFIFGCGEAVFENCELRSLKDARNCGYVAAPAHALSQEKGFLFKNCRFTMEDGVEPGSIFLARPWRDFGLCVFDGCTYEAHISPLGFDKWNDTERDKTARFYERPAIDGRVKWARTLSE; translated from the coding sequence ATGCATGCTGTTATAATCACACCGTCCGGAGTTTTCCGGCTTTTTTGCGGCCATGAGCCGCTTATCATACAATTCACATCAGGAGGTACCAATTTCATGCTGGTTTTTCCAAACGAAAATCTTCAGGACGTGTTCGATTCTGTCCAGCCGGGGAGCGTGATCGAGCTGGCAGAGGGCGATTACCGCATAAAAACCATGATCCGGACGCCGAATCTTACGATCCGCGGAGCCGGCGCCTCAAAGACCAGGATCCTCTGGGACGACTACGCAAACAAGCTGGATGAAAAGGGCGTCGAGTACAACACGTTCCGCACCTGGACCATGGCGGTCTGCGCCGACCATATTACCATGACGGATTTGTCCATCATCAACGATTCCCTGACGCCGGAAACCAAGGGGCAGGAAGTGGCTTTGACCGTTTACGGGGACAATTTCCGGATGGAACGCTGCACCCTCTCTTCCACCCAGGATACGCTGTTTTTGGGGCCGCTTCCCAAAGATCTCATCGAGCGCTACGACGGCTTCCTTTCGGATCCTTTAAGGAAAGACATCATGTGCCGGCAGACGTTTCTTGACTGCCTGATCGAGGGCACCGTCGATTTTATCTTCGGCTGCGGCGAGGCCGTCTTTGAAAATTGTGAGCTGCGTTCTTTAAAGGACGCGAGGAACTGCGGCTATGTGGCTGCCCCGGCCCATGCTTTAAGCCAGGAAAAGGGCTTTCTTTTTAAGAACTGCCGCTTCACCATGGAAGACGGCGTCGAGCCGGGAAGTATCTTCCTTGCGCGCCCCTGGCGGGACTTTGGGCTCTGCGTGTTCGACGGCTGCACCTATGAAGCCCACATCTCGCCCCTTGGCTTTGACAAGTGGAACGATACGGAGCGGGACAAGACAGCCAGGTTTTATGAACGCCCTGCCATAGACGGGCGGGTGAAATGGGCCAGAACCCTTTCGGAATAA
- a CDS encoding sugar ABC transporter permease: protein MKVKAADFLIYDKETGTYRENPEQAVRDDVEKHYWLHVGRTIAKDWRLYLMLVPMLLVFLFWRYFPMYELLGCFKVSDSVLPVSEQLFSGFSYFKRLLIGGDSLSVEFWRAMRNTFLLSFYGLLFGFPMPIVLALFFNEIRSNGARSVYQVLTYLPKFMSTVVMTSLVTMLVKQGSLTSNMGIVSQALASLGLISQDVANAGLLNNPVFFRSIYQISGIWESAGYDSIVFFAAIIAISPTSYEAAQIDGADKWAQMRYVVLPSILSTIVIMLITRIGSLLNIGYEKVLLLYNANTYVTADVVSTFASRNGLGTGAGTGIAAAAEMMNNVIGMLLVIGANTIARKASNTSLY, encoded by the coding sequence ATGAAAGTAAAGGCGGCGGATTTTCTTATCTATGACAAGGAAACGGGAACCTATCGGGAAAATCCGGAACAGGCCGTCCGTGATGACGTAGAGAAACACTATTGGCTTCACGTCGGCCGCACCATTGCAAAAGACTGGCGACTGTACCTGATGCTGGTACCGATGCTGCTGGTATTCTTGTTCTGGCGCTACTTCCCGATGTACGAGCTGCTCGGATGCTTTAAGGTATCGGACAGCGTACTTCCCGTATCGGAACAGCTCTTTTCCGGCTTTTCCTATTTTAAGCGTCTTCTGATCGGCGGCGACAGCCTGTCCGTCGAGTTCTGGAGAGCAATGCGGAACACCTTCCTTCTGAGCTTCTACGGGCTCCTGTTCGGCTTCCCGATGCCGATTGTCCTGGCGCTGTTCTTCAACGAGATCCGTTCCAACGGCGCAAGAAGCGTTTACCAGGTGCTTACCTACCTGCCGAAGTTCATGTCGACGGTCGTTATGACCTCCCTTGTGACGATGCTTGTAAAGCAGGGCTCCCTGACATCCAACATGGGTATCGTGAGCCAGGCGCTTGCAAGCCTCGGGCTGATCTCTCAGGATGTGGCAAACGCAGGCCTTTTGAACAACCCGGTATTCTTCCGTTCCATCTACCAGATCAGCGGCATCTGGGAGAGCGCAGGCTATGACAGCATCGTATTCTTCGCTGCGATCATCGCCATCTCGCCCACCAGCTATGAGGCCGCACAGATCGACGGCGCTGACAAATGGGCGCAGATGCGGTATGTGGTGCTCCCCAGTATCCTGTCCACAATCGTAATCATGCTGATTACCCGTATCGGTTCCCTTTTGAACATCGGATACGAGAAGGTATTGCTTCTGTACAACGCCAATACGTATGTAACGGCTGATGTGGTTTCCACCTTTGCAAGCCGGAACGGTCTTGGAACCGGCGCCGGTACCGGCATAGCGGCGGCGGCCGAGATGATGAATAACGTCATCGGTATGCTGCTTGTCATCGGAGCCAATACCATAGCGCGGAAAGCGTCTAACACATCGCTGTATTAG
- a CDS encoding carbohydrate ABC transporter permease → MKRKLEISELIFKIISYTLLTVFALCCLYPFVYAVSASISGRAAVDYGEVVLFPKDIQFDAFKRMFNDNIFWNSYSNTLFLTLYGTIWAMGVAILGAYALSKKRLLFRKTFNFFLVFTMWFSAGIVPQYLNYLATKAVFNSVGIMDDKWLVVIAMGMAAMNIILLRNAFEGVPSEIEEAAIVDGATEFQVLSKVYIPMSKSTIATVALFFAISRWNGYFWARQMISNTNEHPLQVFIRLKLEQYTDPEQMAGWNEIYSSDSVIYALIVCSIIPILIIYPFIQKYFAKGTNVGGVKE, encoded by the coding sequence ATGAAAAGAAAGCTAGAAATTTCCGAATTGATTTTTAAAATTATCAGCTACACACTGCTGACGGTGTTTGCCCTCTGCTGCCTGTACCCGTTCGTATATGCGGTATCCGCCTCCATAAGCGGAAGGGCGGCAGTGGACTACGGCGAGGTTGTCCTTTTTCCGAAGGATATCCAGTTTGACGCCTTCAAGAGAATGTTCAATGACAACATTTTCTGGAATTCCTATTCCAACACCTTGTTTTTAACCCTTTACGGAACCATCTGGGCCATGGGCGTGGCAATCCTCGGCGCATACGCGCTTTCCAAAAAGAGGCTTTTGTTCCGGAAGACCTTCAACTTTTTCCTGGTCTTCACCATGTGGTTCTCGGCAGGTATCGTTCCCCAGTACCTGAACTACCTGGCGACCAAGGCCGTGTTTAATTCCGTAGGTATCATGGACGACAAGTGGCTTGTTGTCATTGCCATGGGTATGGCGGCCATGAACATCATCCTTTTAAGGAACGCCTTTGAGGGCGTGCCCTCAGAGATCGAGGAGGCGGCCATCGTTGACGGCGCCACCGAGTTCCAGGTATTAAGCAAAGTGTACATTCCAATGAGCAAGTCGACCATTGCGACCGTGGCGCTGTTCTTCGCAATTTCCCGCTGGAACGGCTACTTCTGGGCGCGGCAGATGATCTCCAACACAAACGAGCATCCGCTTCAGGTATTCATCCGGCTGAAACTGGAACAGTACACAGACCCCGAGCAAATGGCAGGCTGGAATGAGATCTATTCTTCAGACTCCGTGATCTACGCGCTGATCGTATGTTCCATCATTCCGATCCTGATCATTTATCCTTTCATCCAGAAGTACTTTGCAAAAGGTACCAACGTCGGCGGTGTAAAGGAATAA